In Actinomycetota bacterium, one DNA window encodes the following:
- the typA gene encoding translational GTPase TypA: protein MPVPPQNIRNVALVAHVDHGKTTLVDAMLRASGVIRAGAVSPDRVMDSGDLEKEKGITIFAKAAQIPWKGHTINLVDTPGHADFGGEVERALAMVDGILLIVDASEGPLPQTRYVLGKAMRRGLASIVVLNKVDRKDARTSEVLDEVYQLYFDLEAQDHHIDFPVISAIAREGRTMPDVGMPPEDATLEPLLDAIIASVPAPEGNPSEPLQALVTNLDASDYLGRLAVGRVVQGTLRADGLIALCRDDGSTERRKLTALETFRGLDRERVDEIGAGDLFVAAGIPDVEIGDTLADPDNPVALARLIVDEPVLRMTFGVSTSPLSGREGKFLTSRHLRERLAREVLGNVSIRVRETESPEVQEVAGRGELQLAVLIETVRREGYEFQVSRPEVITRTIDDVLHEPVERGIVDVPGDHVGTVSQALAPRKGRVLDIRPGDQGRSIVTFEAPARGLLGFRTLLLQATRGTALLHLHAAGWIPWTGELPHRSGGAMVSDRSGKATAYALDALQPRGELLIGPGTEVYEGMVVGEHARPDELVVNVTREKQKTNIRAAGSDDAIKLEPHRELSVETAIEFIAADELVEVTPESLRVRKRLLDRRVRERAFKKAP, encoded by the coding sequence ATGCCCGTCCCTCCGCAGAACATCCGCAACGTCGCGCTCGTCGCCCATGTCGATCACGGCAAGACGACGCTCGTCGACGCGATGCTGCGTGCCTCGGGAGTCATCCGCGCCGGAGCGGTATCGCCCGACAGGGTCATGGATTCCGGCGATCTCGAGAAGGAGAAGGGCATCACGATCTTCGCCAAGGCAGCTCAGATCCCGTGGAAGGGCCACACGATCAACCTCGTCGACACCCCGGGCCACGCGGACTTCGGCGGTGAGGTGGAGCGTGCGCTTGCCATGGTGGACGGGATCTTGCTCATCGTCGATGCCTCGGAAGGCCCCCTTCCCCAGACCCGTTACGTGCTCGGAAAGGCGATGCGTCGTGGCCTGGCGTCGATCGTCGTGCTCAACAAGGTCGACCGCAAGGACGCGCGAACGTCCGAGGTTCTCGACGAGGTCTACCAGCTCTACTTCGACCTCGAGGCCCAGGATCACCACATCGACTTCCCGGTCATCTCGGCGATCGCTCGTGAAGGGCGGACGATGCCCGACGTCGGCATGCCGCCCGAGGATGCGACGCTCGAGCCGCTCCTCGACGCGATCATCGCGTCGGTACCCGCGCCCGAGGGCAACCCATCCGAGCCGCTCCAGGCGCTCGTGACGAACCTCGACGCGTCCGACTACCTGGGACGTCTCGCGGTCGGGAGGGTCGTTCAAGGAACGCTCCGCGCCGACGGTCTCATAGCGCTGTGCCGAGACGACGGCTCCACCGAGCGCCGCAAGCTCACCGCACTCGAGACGTTCCGCGGGCTCGACCGCGAACGCGTGGACGAGATCGGCGCCGGCGATCTCTTCGTCGCCGCCGGGATCCCCGACGTCGAGATCGGCGACACGCTCGCCGACCCCGACAATCCCGTGGCCCTCGCCAGGCTGATCGTCGACGAGCCGGTTCTCCGCATGACGTTCGGGGTTTCGACTTCGCCGCTGTCTGGACGCGAGGGCAAGTTCCTGACCAGCCGCCATCTTCGCGAGCGGCTGGCGCGTGAGGTCCTCGGCAACGTGTCGATCCGGGTTCGCGAGACCGAGTCGCCGGAGGTACAGGAGGTCGCCGGTCGCGGAGAGCTGCAGCTCGCCGTGCTGATCGAGACCGTGCGCCGCGAGGGCTACGAGTTCCAGGTGTCCCGCCCGGAAGTCATCACCCGGACGATCGACGATGTCCTGCACGAGCCGGTCGAGCGCGGCATCGTCGATGTGCCCGGCGATCACGTCGGGACGGTGTCCCAAGCGCTTGCGCCGCGCAAGGGACGCGTGCTCGACATCCGGCCCGGCGATCAAGGGCGCTCGATCGTGACCTTCGAAGCTCCGGCCCGCGGGCTGCTCGGCTTCCGGACGCTGCTCCTGCAAGCGACGCGAGGGACGGCATTGCTGCACCTTCACGCCGCGGGTTGGATCCCGTGGACCGGCGAGCTTCCGCATCGGTCGGGAGGAGCGATGGTCTCCGACCGCAGCGGCAAGGCGACCGCGTACGCGCTCGACGCGCTTCAGCCTCGCGGCGAGCTCCTGATCGGGCCCGGCACCGAGGTCTACGAAGGCATGGTCGTCGGCGAGCACGCCCGCCCCGACGAGCTTGTCGTCAACGTCACCCGCGAGAAGCAGAAGACCAACATCCGCGCCGCCGGCTCGGACGATGCGATCAAGCTCGAGCCGCACCGCGAGCTGAGCGTCGAGACCGCCATCGAGTTCATCGCGGCCGATGAGCTGGTCGAAGTGACCCCCGAGTCGCTCCGGGTTCGGAAGCGGCTGCTCGACCGTCGCGTCCGGGAGCGCGCCTTCAAGAAGGCACCCTAG
- a CDS encoding trypsin-like serine protease, translating to MRRASVLLVLALGMLAAAAMPAAAITGGELDGNNHPNVAMIVFYQPDGRFRCTATLVSSTVLVTAAHCTDGVRGKSIVTFDTVAPTPTPRAADDAGDGMSQTGYTSAPAGWLAGTPHAHPLWDGELQLNDLHDVGVVVLDAPYTAATPAKLPPAGYLDGVKAEKYGLNKQVFEVVGYGVFFEKPEGGPQKPTAVADRTRRFTTAVGQNLTSQTLMLNENENDSKEGGGTCFGDSGGPAFHGGFIVADTSWGGSQFCKSVGGFQRLDIADARSFLDEFVAVP from the coding sequence ATGAGACGCGCGTCCGTGCTCCTGGTGCTCGCGCTCGGCATGTTGGCTGCGGCCGCGATGCCGGCAGCTGCCATCACCGGCGGCGAGCTCGACGGAAACAACCACCCGAACGTCGCGATGATCGTCTTCTATCAGCCGGATGGTCGATTCCGGTGCACGGCCACGCTGGTTTCCTCCACCGTCCTCGTGACTGCAGCGCACTGCACCGATGGCGTGCGCGGCAAGAGCATCGTTACGTTCGACACGGTCGCGCCGACACCGACACCGCGCGCGGCGGACGACGCAGGCGACGGCATGTCGCAGACGGGATACACCTCCGCTCCGGCAGGATGGCTCGCCGGAACGCCGCACGCGCATCCGCTTTGGGACGGCGAGCTGCAGCTGAACGACCTGCACGACGTCGGCGTCGTCGTGCTCGACGCGCCGTACACCGCTGCGACACCGGCGAAGCTGCCTCCGGCCGGATACCTCGACGGCGTCAAGGCGGAGAAGTATGGGCTCAACAAGCAGGTGTTCGAGGTCGTCGGATACGGCGTCTTCTTCGAGAAGCCGGAAGGCGGACCTCAGAAGCCCACGGCGGTAGCCGATCGGACGCGGCGGTTCACCACCGCCGTCGGGCAGAACCTGACGTCCCAAACCTTGATGCTCAACGAGAACGAGAACGACTCGAAGGAGGGCGGAGGCACTTGCTTCGGCGACTCGGGCGGTCCGGCGTTCCACGGTGGGTTCATCGTGGCCGACACCAGTTGGGGCGGAAGCCAGTTCTGCAAGAGCGTCGGCGGGTTCCAGCGCCTGGACATCGCGGACGCCCGCTCGTTCCTGGACGAGTTCGTAGCCGTCCCGTGA
- a CDS encoding 5'-methylthioadenosine/S-adenosylhomocysteine nucleosidase has product MRRFLPLALALLALGFGPSEAAVDLCAPRLLVLSAFPGEIDMLLTQADIGGIEEIEGRRFFVGTLRGNDVVLALSGIGLVNAEVTTTNAFAHFSCGGETAITGVVFSGVSGGTTNIGDVAVPDRWTMDGTTWFVVDPAMFATAEQASAAVHLTRRVPIGDLACVGVDPAIVRTIRMPNAPKITFHGDGKSADSFNGRRWPCIPGGGDIFGCEPCRAPLTAPDVQKFVEDVRPFVDPDFFFGYFESPPPATTEYAAEDMETAAVAKVSTAAGIPFIAFRSLSDGKGDPLRLPDFPAQFFFYRQLAADNAALVTLAFLEAWAGI; this is encoded by the coding sequence ATGAGACGCTTCCTGCCGCTCGCGCTGGCTTTGCTGGCTCTGGGCTTCGGGCCGAGCGAGGCGGCCGTGGACCTCTGCGCTCCGCGGCTCCTGGTGCTCTCCGCGTTCCCCGGCGAGATCGACATGCTGCTGACGCAGGCGGATATCGGGGGGATCGAGGAGATCGAGGGACGCCGCTTCTTCGTGGGGACGCTTCGCGGCAACGACGTGGTCCTCGCGCTGAGCGGGATCGGGCTCGTCAACGCGGAGGTGACGACGACGAACGCGTTCGCGCACTTCAGCTGCGGCGGCGAAACCGCCATCACCGGCGTGGTCTTCTCAGGCGTCTCTGGCGGGACCACCAACATCGGAGACGTCGCGGTGCCGGATCGTTGGACGATGGACGGCACGACCTGGTTCGTCGTCGATCCGGCGATGTTCGCGACGGCCGAACAGGCGAGCGCGGCGGTGCACCTCACGCGTCGTGTGCCGATCGGAGACCTCGCGTGTGTGGGCGTCGATCCGGCGATCGTCCGGACGATCCGCATGCCGAACGCGCCGAAGATCACCTTCCACGGCGACGGCAAGAGCGCGGATTCCTTCAACGGCCGGCGGTGGCCGTGCATCCCGGGCGGGGGCGACATCTTCGGCTGCGAGCCGTGCCGTGCTCCGCTCACCGCCCCGGACGTACAGAAGTTCGTCGAGGACGTCCGGCCATTCGTTGATCCCGACTTCTTCTTCGGGTACTTCGAGTCACCGCCGCCCGCTACGACCGAATACGCCGCTGAGGACATGGAAACCGCAGCGGTGGCGAAGGTCTCGACCGCGGCCGGGATCCCGTTTATCGCCTTCCGCTCGCTGTCCGACGGCAAGGGCGATCCGCTGCGCCTGCCCGACTTCCCGGCACAGTTCTTCTTCTACCGGCAGCTCGCCGCCGACAACGCAGCTCTCGTCACGCTGGCATTCCTCGAGGCGTGGGCCGGGATCTAA
- a CDS encoding alpha/beta fold hydrolase produces the protein MKNLVRRLSSLVVLLALVGCTQTPQTKQSGPISSPSTSSATSPVPTVTSPPPHPVSLEALMQKEYTGRNLKVGKVLATTSTYTRYFVTYKSGDLTISGIMNVPEGKGPFPALVLNHGYIDPDIYVNGQGMRREQDYLAREGYVVLHIDYRNHAASDDDPNFEMGLRLGYAEDALNAVMAIKRSALPYLDREHVGLLGRSMGGAVTFNAAVARPDLVDAVVVWAPVSSDTVDNFNKWFRRDEDRRALAERISDKYGSPEDNPEFWRNVSSVNFFDRIAVPVVIHHGTEDESCPIAWSDKTAAALRAAGKDVRYFVYEGEQHAFGPQWTKSMRRTVDYLDALLK, from the coding sequence GTGAAGAACCTCGTGCGCCGGCTCTCGTCGCTGGTCGTACTCCTGGCTCTGGTCGGCTGCACGCAGACGCCGCAGACCAAGCAGTCGGGCCCGATCTCCAGTCCTTCGACGTCGTCTGCTACGAGCCCGGTCCCGACGGTCACCTCGCCGCCGCCGCATCCCGTCTCGCTCGAGGCGCTGATGCAGAAGGAGTACACCGGCCGGAACCTGAAGGTCGGAAAGGTTCTCGCGACGACGAGCACCTACACGCGCTACTTCGTCACGTACAAGAGCGGGGATCTCACGATCTCTGGGATCATGAACGTGCCCGAGGGGAAGGGACCGTTCCCCGCGCTCGTCCTGAACCACGGATACATCGATCCCGACATCTACGTGAACGGCCAGGGGATGCGGCGCGAGCAGGACTACCTCGCTCGGGAGGGGTACGTCGTCCTGCACATCGACTACCGCAATCACGCGGCGTCGGACGACGACCCAAACTTCGAGATGGGCCTTCGGCTCGGCTACGCGGAAGACGCACTCAACGCAGTGATGGCCATCAAGCGATCCGCGCTTCCGTATCTGGATCGTGAGCATGTCGGGCTGCTCGGCCGTTCGATGGGCGGCGCGGTCACCTTCAACGCCGCGGTCGCACGGCCGGATCTGGTCGACGCGGTCGTGGTGTGGGCGCCGGTGAGCTCGGACACGGTCGACAACTTCAACAAGTGGTTCCGCAGGGACGAGGATCGACGCGCACTCGCTGAGCGGATCTCGGACAAGTACGGGTCTCCGGAGGACAACCCCGAGTTCTGGCGTAACGTCTCCAGCGTGAACTTCTTCGATCGGATCGCCGTGCCCGTCGTGATCCATCACGGGACCGAGGACGAGAGCTGTCCCATCGCTTGGTCGGACAAGACCGCCGCAGCGCTCCGCGCCGCCGGGAAGGACGTTCGATACTTCGTTTACGAGGGGGAACAACACGCGTTCGGGCCGCAATGGACGAAGTCGATGCGCCGAACGGTCGACTACCTCGACGCGCTCCTGAAGTAG